In the genome of Botrytis cinerea B05.10 chromosome 13, complete sequence, one region contains:
- the Bcbcd1 gene encoding Bcbcd1, protein MSDPLLSSLCRICHINPTKYTCPRCSQQTCSLPCSKRHKVWSTCSGVRDPTVYKPRSQLATPSGIDHDYNFLHSIEHRIERSEKEIVEERGLVKRMELELARQGPKDDRRRPNKSRGNQREDFLTKMLQSSGITVVKAPSGMSRNLENTSTWSKSQKCMNWQIEWIREADAGGRILHKSIDKWSINDTYALLLEEQRRLSMAPEEKAALKKRKADESKENKAKRIKTDECLLDISPLSLFQDSIGAWNTILDQPILSNWQNSTRQTQAPPKLDSKYRFYLHRPKTRSSYPKVLIPLDPSQPLCKVLENRTVLEFPTFYVFESDKLPETFMLERAYIEATGDGPEVESDESEESEDETSDVSSDEDENEEEDEDKEMEDGEVAS, encoded by the coding sequence aTGTCAGATCCTcttttatcatcattatgTCGCATCTGTCATATCAATCCCACCAAGTATACATGTCCACGATGCTCCCAGCAAACATGTTCACTTCCCTGCTCCAAGCGTCACAAAGTCTGGTCAACATGCTCTGGTGTTCGCGATCCTACCGTGTACAAACCGAGGTCACAATTGGCAACTCCTTCGGGCATTGATCATGATTATAACTTCCTCCATTCAATTGAGCATCGAATTGAGAGATCGGAAAAGGAGATTGTGGAAGAGCGAGGACTTGTAAAGAGAATGGAACTCGAGTTGGCAAGACAAGGCCCTAAAGATGACAGGAGACGACCCAACAAAAGCAGAGGCAACCAGCGTGAAGACTTTCTCACAAAAATGCTTCAAAGTTCTGGAATAACGGTAGTCAAAGCGCCAAGCGGAATGTCTAGAAATTTGGAGAATACATCTACTTGGAGTAAATCGCAGAAGTGTATGAATTGGCAGATAGAATGGATTCGAGAGGCTGATGCAGGCGGAAGGATATTGCATAAATCGATAGACAAATGGTCAATTAACGACACCTACGCACTGCTCTTGGAAGAACAACGAAGGTTGAGCATGGCACCAGAGGAAAAGGCAGCtctgaagaaaaggaaggcaGAcgaatcaaaagaaaacaaggCCAAGAGGATCAAGACAGATGAATGTTTGTTGGATATATCACCGCTATCTCTATTTCAGGACTCGATTGGTGCTTGGAATACAATTTTGGATCAGCCAATTTTATCAAACTGGCAAAATTCCACACGCCAAACTCAAGCGCCGCCGAAGCTTGATTCCAAGTATCGTTTCTACCTCCATCGACCTAAGACGCGATCATCATATCCTAAAGTATTGATACCTTTAGATCCATCACAGCCACTTTGTAAAGTCTTAGAGAATCGCACAGTTCTCGAGTTCCCTACTTTCTATGTCTTTGAGTCCGACAAACTTCCAGAAACCTTTATGCTTGAAAGAGCCTACATCGAAGCAACAGGAGACGGACCAGAGGTGGAAAGTGATGAGAGTGAGGAATCTGAAGACGAGACCAGTGACGTCTCTtcagatgaggatgagaatgaagaagaagatgaagataaggagatggaggatggagaggttGCATCATAA